The Stigmatella aurantiaca DW4/3-1 genome contains the following window.
AGGCAAGTCGCGGTGGCCAGCCCGTACTCGAAGGAATTGCTGTTGACGATGTACCGGAAGATGTACCTCATCCGCCGCTTCGAGGAGCGCGCGGGGCAGCAGTACGGCCTGGGGAAGATCGCCGGTTTCTGCCACCTTTATATCGGCCAGGAAGCCACGGCCGTGGGTGCCATCGAAGCCATCCGGCCGGATGACTACATGCTCTCGGCGTACCGGGACCATGGCCAACCTCTGGCCCGTGGCGCGGATGCGGGCATGGTGATGGCGGAGCTGTTTGGCCGCGGCACCGGCTACAGCAAGGGCAAGGGCGGCTCGATGCACATCTTTGACATCGAGCACCACTTCTATGGGGGGTACGGCATCGTCGGCGGCCAGATTCCCCTGGCCGCGGGCATGGCGTTCGCCAGCCGCTACCGCAACGAGGACCGCGTCACGGTGTGCTATTTCGGCGACGCCGCGGCCAACCAGGGCGCCTTCCACGAGACGCTCAACATGGCGTCCAAGTGGAAGCTGCCGGTCATCTACATCTGCGAGAACAACCGCTACGGCATGGGCACGGCCGTGGGCCGCACCTCCGCGGTGCCGGAGATGTACAAGCGCGCGGTGGCCTATGACATGCGCGGCGAGCCGGTGGACGGCATGGACTGCCTGAAGATGTACGAGACGGTGAAGGATGCCGCCGAGTACTGCCGCGCGGGCAAGGGCCCGGTGCTGCTGGAGGCCAACACCTACCGCTTCCGCGGCCACTCCATGGCGGACCCCGCCACCTACCGCTCCAAGCAGGAGGTGGAGGAGGAGCGCAAGAACGACCCCATCCCCAAGATCAAGGACTACACGCTCAAGAAGAAGCTGGCGAAGGAGGAGGAGTTCGACGCCATCGACGAAGAGGTGAAGGCGCAGGTGGACGCGGCGGTGAAGTTCGCCGACGAGTCGCCCGAGCCGAGCCTCGAGGAGCTGTGGCGGGACACCATCGTGGAGCCGGGCGAGGAGGACGTTCGCCCCCGCGAGCGCGTGCTGGGCGTGAAGGTCAAGTGGCCCTCGTACCCGTCCGGCCAGGAGCTGAAGGTGACGTGGGATCTCGAGCCGCGTGAGCAGGCCGAGAAGGAAGACAAGAAGGCTGGCCTGGCGCGCTAGCGCGCCTCGCACCAACCCCCCAGACATTAAGAGCCGGAGCTGAAAGATGGCCGAGTTGATGTATCGCGAGGCGCTGAACCAGGCGCTCGCCGAGGAGATGGAGCGCGACGCCAACGTCTTCCTGATTGGTGAGGAAGTGGGTCGCTATAACGGGGCCTTCAAGGTGTCCCAGGGGCTGCTGGACAAGTTCGGGAGCGCGCGCATCATCGACGCGCCCATCTCCGAGCTGGGCTTCACCGGCATGGCCGCGGGCGCCGCGATGGTGGGGCTCCGGCCGGTGGTGGAGATGATGACGTGGAACTTCGCCATCCTGGCGATGGACCAGATCGTCAACAACGCGGCCAAGCTGCGGCACATGTCTGGTGGCCAGCTGCGCTGCCCCATCGTGTTCCGTGGACCGGGCGGCGCGGGCGGCCGGCTGTCCAGCCAGCACAGCCAGGCGCTGGAGGCCAACTACGCCCACTTCCCGGGCTTGAAGGTGATTGCGCCGGCCACGCCGGCGGACGCCAAGGGGCTGCTCAAGGCGGCCATCCGGGACGAGAACCCGGTGGTGATGATCGAGGGCGAGCGCCTCTATGCCGTCAAGGGCGAGGTGCCCGAAGGGGAGCACGTCGTGCCCATCGGCAAGGCCGATGTGAAGCGCGAGGGCAAGGACGTCTCCATCATCACCTGGAGCCGCATGTACTACTTCTGCGAGGAGGCCGCGCAGCGGCTCGAGAAGGAAGGCATCTCCGTGGAGATCCTCGATCTGCGCACGCTGCGTCCGCTGGACGAGGAGGCCATTCTGGCCACCGTCCGCAAGACGAACCGCGCGGTCATCGTGGAAGAGGGCTGGGCGCTGGCCGGCGTGGGCGCGTCGGTGGTGGACATCATCCAGTCCAAGGCCTTCGATGAGCTGGATGCGCCCGTTCTGCGCGTCACCGGCCTGGACGTGAACATGTCCTACGCGGCGAACCTGGAGAACGCGACCCAGCCGGACGCCGCGAAGATCGCCGCCGCCGTGAAGAAGGTCCTCTACCGAGAGGGAGCCTGAGACGTATGGCCAAGCCGATTCAGATGCCGGCGCTTTCCCCCACGATGAAGGAGGGGAAACTCGTCAAGTGGCTGAAGAAGGTGGGAGACAAGGTCTCCTCCGGAGATGCCATCGCGGAGGTCGAGACCGACAAGTCCAACCTCGAGGTCGAGGCGTACGACGACGGGGTGCTGCTGCAGATCGTCGTGGCCGAGGGCGACCTGGCCCAGGTGGGCGCTCCGATCGCGTACGTGGGTGAGAAGGGCGAGAAGGTCGAGGCGGGCAGCAAACCCGCCGCGCCCGCCAAGGCCGAGGCCCCCGCGCAGCCCGCCGAGGCCCCGAAGGCGCCCGCGCCCGCCGCGGCCCCCGCTTCTGGGGGAGACGGCATCCCCGTGCTCATGCCCGCGCTCTCCCCGACGATGAAGGAGGGCAAGGTCGTCAAGTGGCTGAAGAAGGTGGGGGACAAGATCTCCTCCGGTGAGGCCATCGCGGAGGTCGAGACCGACAAGTCCAACCTCGAGGTCGAGGCGTACGACGACGGGACGCTCGCGAAGATCCTCGTGGATGCGGACCAGACTGCGCAGGTGGGTGCCCCCATCGCGTACATCGCGGGCAAGGGCGGCAAGGTGTCCGTTGCGGCGCCGGCTCCCGCGGCCCCGTCCGCCCCCGCGGCTCCCAAGGCGGCGGCGCCGAGCCCTGCTGCGGCTCCCCAGAAGTCCGAGGCCCCGGCGGCGGCTCCGCGCCAGGCGTCGGGCGAGGGCCGCGTCCGCGCCAGCCCGCTCGCCCGGAAGATGGCGAGCTCCCAGGGGTTGGATCTGGCCGCGGTTCACGGCTCGGGCCCCCTGGGGCGGGTGGTGAAGCGCGACATCGAGGCGGCGCTGGCGCAGGGTCCTGCGGCGGCGAAGAAGGCTCCGGAGGCCGCTGCACGGCCTGCGGCGCCGGGCAGCCGTCCGGCCCCGAAGACGCTCCCCATCTCGACGATGCGCAAGGTGATCGCCCAGCGCATGAGCGAGGTGAAGCCGGGGGTGCCCCACTTCTACCTGACGGTGGACGTGGAGATGGACGCGGCGATGAAGATCCGCGAGGAGGCCAAGGCGCTGGAGTCCAAGGTCTCCGTCAACGACATCGTCGTGAAGGCGGTGGCCGTCGCGCTGCGCCGCTCTCCGAAGATGAACGTGTCGCTGCAGGGCAACACCATCCTGCAGTTCGCCACGGCGGATGTCGGCATCGCGGTGGCCATCGAGGACGGCCTCATCACGCCCATCATCAAGGATGCGGACCAGAAGGGGCTGCAAGCCATCTCTACCGAGGCCCGGGAACTGGCCGAGCGCGCCCGGAAGAAGGCCCTCAAGCCGGACGAGTACACCGGCGGGTCGATCACCGTCTCCAACTTGGGCATGTACGGCATCGATCAGTTCGTCGCCGTCATCAACCCGCCGCAGGCCGCCATCATCGCGGTGGGCGCGGTGGCGGACAAAGCGGTGGTGCGCGACGGGCAGATCACGGTGAGGAAGATCCTCACGGTGACGCTCTCCGGAGACCACCGGGTCATCGACGGGGCCACGGGGGCGGAGTATCTGCGCGAGCTCAAGAACCTGCTCGAGCACCCGATGCGGTTGCTGTTCTAGCCATCCGAAGCAAACGTGCTCC
Protein-coding sequences here:
- a CDS encoding pyruvate dehydrogenase complex E1 component subunit beta codes for the protein MAELMYREALNQALAEEMERDANVFLIGEEVGRYNGAFKVSQGLLDKFGSARIIDAPISELGFTGMAAGAAMVGLRPVVEMMTWNFAILAMDQIVNNAAKLRHMSGGQLRCPIVFRGPGGAGGRLSSQHSQALEANYAHFPGLKVIAPATPADAKGLLKAAIRDENPVVMIEGERLYAVKGEVPEGEHVVPIGKADVKREGKDVSIITWSRMYYFCEEAAQRLEKEGISVEILDLRTLRPLDEEAILATVRKTNRAVIVEEGWALAGVGASVVDIIQSKAFDELDAPVLRVTGLDVNMSYAANLENATQPDAAKIAAAVKKVLYREGA
- the pdhA gene encoding pyruvate dehydrogenase (acetyl-transferring) E1 component subunit alpha; amino-acid sequence: MASPYSKELLLTMYRKMYLIRRFEERAGQQYGLGKIAGFCHLYIGQEATAVGAIEAIRPDDYMLSAYRDHGQPLARGADAGMVMAELFGRGTGYSKGKGGSMHIFDIEHHFYGGYGIVGGQIPLAAGMAFASRYRNEDRVTVCYFGDAAANQGAFHETLNMASKWKLPVIYICENNRYGMGTAVGRTSAVPEMYKRAVAYDMRGEPVDGMDCLKMYETVKDAAEYCRAGKGPVLLEANTYRFRGHSMADPATYRSKQEVEEERKNDPIPKIKDYTLKKKLAKEEEFDAIDEEVKAQVDAAVKFADESPEPSLEELWRDTIVEPGEEDVRPRERVLGVKVKWPSYPSGQELKVTWDLEPREQAEKEDKKAGLAR
- a CDS encoding pyruvate dehydrogenase complex dihydrolipoamide acetyltransferase, with protein sequence MAKPIQMPALSPTMKEGKLVKWLKKVGDKVSSGDAIAEVETDKSNLEVEAYDDGVLLQIVVAEGDLAQVGAPIAYVGEKGEKVEAGSKPAAPAKAEAPAQPAEAPKAPAPAAAPASGGDGIPVLMPALSPTMKEGKVVKWLKKVGDKISSGEAIAEVETDKSNLEVEAYDDGTLAKILVDADQTAQVGAPIAYIAGKGGKVSVAAPAPAAPSAPAAPKAAAPSPAAAPQKSEAPAAAPRQASGEGRVRASPLARKMASSQGLDLAAVHGSGPLGRVVKRDIEAALAQGPAAAKKAPEAAARPAAPGSRPAPKTLPISTMRKVIAQRMSEVKPGVPHFYLTVDVEMDAAMKIREEAKALESKVSVNDIVVKAVAVALRRSPKMNVSLQGNTILQFATADVGIAVAIEDGLITPIIKDADQKGLQAISTEARELAERARKKALKPDEYTGGSITVSNLGMYGIDQFVAVINPPQAAIIAVGAVADKAVVRDGQITVRKILTVTLSGDHRVIDGATGAEYLRELKNLLEHPMRLLF